In Cicer arietinum cultivar CDC Frontier isolate Library 1 chromosome 7, Cicar.CDCFrontier_v2.0, whole genome shotgun sequence, a single window of DNA contains:
- the LOC101494730 gene encoding amino acid transporter AVT3C-like has protein sequence MGFDPETTTSSSQQHTPLLSNAPPLSSKLKTFANIFISIVGAGVLGLPYSFKKTGWIMGLVMLFSVAFLTYHCMMLLVQTRRRLESIIGFPKINSFGDLGYATSGPFGKICIDFMVVLSQCGFCVSYLIFISTTLVYLSSSSSSMFGLTPKVLFIWACFPFQLGLNAIPSLTHLAPLSIFADVVDMGAMGVVMIEDIFVFLENRPPLKTFGGLSVFLYGLGVAVYAFEGIGMVLPLESEAKDKDKFGGVLGLGMVIISLLYGAFAALGYFAFGEETQGIITTNFGQGMLSALVQLGLCVNLFFTFPLMMNPVYEVVERRLCDSKYCLWLRWLLVLLVCLVALLVPNFADFLSLVGSSICVILSFVFPALFHFLVFKDELGWKCLVFDGAIVLFGIVIAVTGTWSSLMDILST, from the coding sequence ATGGGGTTTGATCCAGAAACCACCACCTCATCATCACAACAACACACCCCTCTTCTTTCTAATGCACCTCCTCTTTCCTCAAAACTCAAAACCTTTGCAAACATCTTCATATCAATTGTTGGTGCTGGAGTTCTTGGTCTCCCTTATAGTTTCAAAAAAACAGGATGGATAATGGGTTTGGTCATGCTTTTCTCTGTTGCTTTTCTCACTTACCACTGCATGATGCTCCTTGTCCAAACTCGTAGAAGGCTTGAATCAATCATTGGGTTCCCAAAAATCAATTCTTTTGGTGATTTGGGTTATGCAACAAGTGGCCCTTTTGGAAAAATTTGCATTGATTTCATGGTTGTGCTTTCACAATGTGGTTTTTGTGTTAGTTACCTTATTTTCATATCAACTACTTTGGTATATCTTTCAAGTTCATCATCATCAATGTTTGGTCTCACACCAAAGGTTTTGTTCATTTGGGCTTGTTTCCCTTTTCAATTGGGTTTGAATGCAATTCCAAGTTTGACCCATTTGGCTCCTTTAAGCATATTTGCTGATGTTGTTGATATGGGAGCCATGGGAGTTGTTATGATTGAggatatttttgtctttttggaAAATAGGCCACCTTTGAAAACTTTTGGTGGTTTATCTGTATTTTTGTATGGTTTAGGTGTTGCTGTTTATGCTTTTGAAGGAATAGGAATGGTTTTGCCTTTGGAATCAGAAGCAAAAGATAAAGATAAATTTGGTGGTGTTTTGGGTTTGGGAATGGTGATAATTTCTTTGTTATATGGAGCTTTTGCTGCTTTAGGTTACTTTGCATTTGGTGAAGAAACTCAAGGGATTATTACTACTAATTTTGGACAAGGAATGTTAAGTGCTTTGGTTCAATTGGGTCTTTGTGTTAATCTCTTTTTTACTTTTCCATTAATGATGAATCCTGTTTATGAAGTTGTTGAGAGAAGATTGTGTGATTCCAAGTATTGTTTATGGCTTAGGTGGTTGTTGGTGCTTTTGGTGTGTTTGGTGGCACTTTTGGTTCCTAATTTTGCTGATTTTTTGTCACTTGTTGGGAGTAGCATTTGTGTTATTCTTAGCTTTGTGTTTCCTGCTTTGTTTCACTTTTTGGTGTTCAAAGATGAATTGGGTTGGAAGTGTTTGGTTTTTGATGGAGCAATTGTGTTGTTTGGGATTGTTATTGCTGTCACAGGAACTTGGTCTTCCTTAATGGATATTCTTTCCACTTAG